GAACATTTGTGACCTGAACTAACCACATAACGCATAAAAAAACCCAGCTagtccaatcaatatttatgaTGTACAACTCTCTCCAAACCAGAAACTAGAATACTAAGATATATACTCAAACCTGTGATGGAGTCAAAATGCAAGACTGCAGCTGAAGTTGTGGGAAAAAACACCAGGGCGCATGAAAAGAATCTGCTTGTTATCAGAAAATGTATGAACAGGAAAGATTTATTCTTAATAACGTCAATGAAAAACAATATGCATATTACTTCATATTTACTGgacaacaatacaaaacaagGCTAGCTTGAGTTGTGATCGCAGTTGTCCATAAACAATCTTTAAATAACCCACTGTCCCTGGCTGTCCTTCTTTCACCCactcctccatctttctctctctccttcatctcccctcttttcccccaccctccctccattcatctcGTCTAGGCTTTTAcagtttaggcatttagctgacgcgtGTCCAGagggacttacagtgagtgagcaggtaggggttcagtgtcttgcacaAGGACACTTTGGCAGGACCCATGGCTGTCGATGGGTTTGAACCTGGGACCTTCTAGTTACGGgacagtctctcctctcctcctctctgacctccacCATCCCTACACTTCACTcccccccccacaaaaaaaacGTCTTCATGTGTCGTCGAGGTCGCCGGCGCTGCTGCCGTCGCTGTCGTTGGCGACCAGCACTTCTCTGTTCTCGTAGGTCCAGAAGCCGTTGAGGTCGATCAGGATGCTGGACACCGTGTCGCCCTGGCAACTGGTCACCAAGTCCTGCAGCGTGATCTTATAGGGGTCTTTAGGCTTCACCATGTCAAAGATCTCATcctgtgcagagagagacatcacCATTTTACACTGACAGCCCTCTCTGGACAGCGTTAGTATTACCAACTGAAATTAACTACAGTATTTTGAGTTAACTCTGACATCAGGGTAATTTTAATCCTGTCTGGATCAACACAATTTCCAAATTGAAAACCTGGAAAGTGTCATTTTCAGAGCTGTGCAGTAACCTAGTAGACAGCCTGGTATGCTTTGGGTTATTAAGTATTTAAGCAGTTTACCTGGACGCTTCtggatgtgtttatgtgtgtgtgtcttgtcaaTGACAGAGTGAAGGAAGGAGCACCTTCTCAACATCTACACACCCACCATAACTGCCATCATTACCACAGCAAGGATGTGGACATTCAAAGTAAAGTTTAGGAAACTTGGCtggactgtgtatgtgtgtgtgtgtgtgtgtgtgcgtgtgtgtgtaccttgacATCCTGGAAGGAGACGGGCTCCTGGCCGTGGAGCTTCATCTGCTCCTGAATGGcctgatgaacacacacacaacaccaacatGAAACACTGATACAGCACcgtctttgtgtatgtgttgttgTAATTTAGAAATATAGACAGATGAATAAAATCCAAAGTGTGTGTACTTCAAAAATGTAATAGATTAAATATCCCCATAGTAGTACAAACATtctgtgtctcagtctcagagtttgaatgttgtgtgtgtgaatgttgtgtgtgtgtgtgtgtgtgtgtgtgtgtgcatattcatgtgtgtatgcagctgATACCCTGAAGAAGTAGTTGAGAGAAAAGACATTGAGGTATCCTCGGTTCTCCATGTCCAACAGtttaaaaatatactgtaatgCCGCTGGCTCCTTCCTGTTCTCCAGCGCCAATACAAAGTCTAGATAGGTCTTATAGTCCTGGgacagggacacagagagagtgagagagacagagagagagacagagagagagagaaagagagaaagagacagagagagtttgtgtggaGGTTTGTTTCAAATTGAACTTCAACTTAACTACTGCTGTTTCTACCACAGCTACTGtgactgttactactactacttttactactactactattgttacTGTTACATCTAGTACCATTTCTCCATCGTAGGTGAGGCACTCCTGGTAAACTCTGTCCAGGAAGACTGAGGTGAGAGTGGCGGTGCCGTAGCGGGAAAGCTCCTCTTTGCTCAGCATGCCGTTATGGTCCTTATCCAGGTTGAGGTACTGgcctgcagagacacagaggcacATATATTGAGAAATATCCAGAAACACAAGTACAAACAGACAGGTTGTGGTCTGTGATCTACGTTTAGGTACTTgtctacacagacacacacacacatatgcaagcGATTAATAGCACCTTTTTATACATGATACACCAATGAATCATGATTACATTATTTTCGATTCAGAACCAATTCTCCAAATACCAATACTGATACTTGTGTCCCCCTTGTAAGTGTACTTATCAAGACCCACTTTTATCAAGAGGAAATGGAGATTCCTCTTGATATGGAGGAAAAAGGAAGGGAGATATTGAAATCAGTTTATGGCTCAAAATGTCCCCTAAACCATATCAGTAAAACACATAATCATATATCACAATACTAAAAAGATACACTGCCTAACTTGTAACTCactactatttttcacatttcagaataatagtaaagacatcaaaactatgaaataacacaaatggaatcatgcagtgaccaaaaaaagtgttagacaaatcaaaactatcttatattttagattctttaaagtagccttgatggaaaggcaaaggctttggaaagaaattcatacataggatcaacttcactatttatatttgtctaagaaacaaatttcaagcatttaagcataagcctttagatcaaaatggctttaagataataaaaaacatagtacattcaatcaggtgtgtccaaacttttgactggtagtgtataatgTATGTGATATCAATACAACAGTATGTTCAGTATTGAATCAAATCGTATCATGACCCATAGTATTGTGAGGTCCTTGACAATATTTTGTCCTAACACCTGCATTATTCCTGAGGATATTATACTATTACATGAAACAGGAAAGCCAGCATCCACACACAGACGTTTTTCCCTCACCGTAGACTCGGAGAGCTGAGGGAGCTGAGAACCAGTTAGACTCCTGACTCTCTTTAGACAACTCCTCATCTCTcagctggagacagacagagagaggtgaagaaagaAATTACATCAGTAACAGTGGGTCTTTACATTTCatggaggtaaaaaaaacaacaacattaatcCATATAATAAAATTACAAATTCATGTATTTACTCTGGAACACTATTAAAAATTATATTCTCAGTTTTGCTGCTTTcacccttgaagaagtgaggaaaaACTATGGGTCAGGACTTAAAAAGGTTAAGAATCCAGGAATTAGCATGATTATAAAATAACCTACTTCCAGCAGGTCATCCAGAAAACTGCAGGCCAAGATATCCTGGATCTTTATCTTTCctgaaaaagacagacagacacacacacagcttcagtTAAAGAAACGGTACCACTGACTTTGGCTGTAaacccagtctctctctctctcgacacacacttgcacatccaCTTTAACCTTTCGAGATACGTGTGATCATTTGTTTACTGTGGAGTTGAGTCTCACCGGTGCGGAGGGGGtcgaggaagaagaagaacttgCGAACGGCAGTGCAGACGTAGAACGAGTAGAACGACTTCTCCAGTCCGTCCAACTGGGGCAGAGTGGGGATCAGCTCTAGAATATAATTCTCCAGATcctagagagagaggcacagtcatcctttaaaatgacattttcactttaTGGGGGAAAATGTTCGTATATTACTTGAAATCGCTGGTTACTGATGGAAATGCTTACAGACTCTCTGAGGTATCCTTGTCCTGCAACATCGTATAGACTCAGACCTATCCTGGTCTGGTGCAGCcacactagacacacacacacacacacacacacacagaaatggatGACCTTCAGTGACAAGATAAGGTAATCCAATCTCAGCATACACCATCATTAAAATAACACACAGGCGTACAGTCTCAGAACAGCACAGTCACCAAAACACAGGCTTCTCTGCATTGCAAAATAAGGGAAACTAACAAAGcaatacaaaataaagaaatttaACCAAGTTCAGCCTGCTCTAACTTTTGAAGACTGCTAAACATgtgaaaagggaggaggagaagaaggaagaggagaaaagaggatgaAGGTCCAGACCTTTTCTCATGACATAGTTGAAGAACTGCATGATGGAGATCCTCCCGTAGGGGTCGCTGTGGAGCAGCTTGCCATACACACTGGCTGTGAAGAACtgtctggagagaggagaggaggagagaggagaaaatgttaaTTCAGACCCACCTAGGGCAAATGGTTTTATGCAAACTGTACTGCTGTTGCaaaaactccctctctcttcacttaCTTGCACTTGGGCCCAGCCTTCTCCCCCACCTTCAGGTAGGCTTCATAGCTGATCATGGCCTCCTCCCCGGTCACTGGAGGCACCTGGTGCTTATCCAGCAGAAACCACAGGTTCtaaaacagatagacagacaaagatacatagacagatacacagagaaacagaaaggtgGACAGGCATGAGAGCAAACCGAtaggagcagacagagagacagacaagcagacagacacaaatactgaatacttttaCTGCAGTAGTTAGTCAGTACGTGGTGTCTGACTGACTacttccaagtgtgtgtgtgtgtgtgtgtgtgtgtgtgtgtgtgttttacctgtaGTTCCTCGTTGTCCAGCAgctctctgctcttcctctgtaGAAAGACGGCTCTGGACTCCTCTCTCAGCTTCTGCAGTAGTATCTCATCCTCTGCTGGTAACTACAGAACAATAtcatcaacaacatcatcatcattacaggCTGATTTTCACTTCTGCATCTCATCTTCAGCTAACAACCACAGTATAGACTcaacaacaacattaaactGTAAAGTTTTTTCTGCTGACAACTATGCATCAAtaccatcatcatcttcaacATAATCGTCTTCATCCTCACAACCATCATCTTAATTACTGTTATTGAACCCTACTTCAGTGTAacagtattatcatcatcattaatgTCATCACATCACCAAGTTTActatcatcaacaacaacataacaatattaaaggaatagttcacccaaaaatgtcttgtaaattaaatggaACTGAAGTTGAAGTGAACATCAACTAACTCCATGAGCAACAGAATGAATACAGGACAGGACGAAGGATTATCACAGTCAACTACACGGGTGTGTTTTACCATAGGacaatcaaaatgaaataaatgaaaatagtTTTCAGGAAGTCAACGTTAAATTAGCGTTAAAACATAATATTTTTAATGATACCCTGTAGTAGAAGCGTGGGATGTTCTTGTAGGAGCGGTCTCTGTTGCCTCCTCCCTTCCATTCTGAGTAATATTTGGTGAACAGTTCAGtttcctctgctttcttttcctcttcgcTTCTCTCATCtatacagaaacagagaaataggcaaaacaaaaacgtgttaacaataaaatcaaaacgTTACTCTTACTTAGCTGACGTTAGCTCGTTAGCTGTCAACTCAAAGTAAGTtggctagcttgctagctagtatGTAGTTAACGTTACTTCTCACCTTTTTTGGAGTTTGCTAACCTCCTTTTTAAAATATCCGACCAGTGAGGCGGGTTTTCTGTTGCCATGCTTGCTCCAAACTAATACTAAGTTTTAATAAATATAACTTTTTTCATCTGAAACGTCTAAAAACAGTCAAACGTCCGTATGTACTCATAAACTGACGACTATAGCTACCGAAAGCTGGCGAGACTAGAAATAAACTTCCCGTCAGATTTTTCCAAATAAAACCCTTATCGATGAACACATGTCGTTGTCGCAACGTTTTTTGAGTAACACAAAGTATAAAGGtgccaaaaatatatatacttaaATAGAAACCTGTATTAAATGAATATATAACTgatatttttccaaaatgatctGTACACATCAACAGTGACAaatttgtgattttattttgaaggcagatatcGTCAATTTCCCGGTCTTTTGTGGTTGTCTCTGAGAACTTGACGCAGCTCGCAAACTGAACCCAAACATCATCAGCTGTCAAGTGTTGATGACGTCACGGTGTGCGACGCAAGTCATGCCTCCTGCCATACATACATGGCTGGGTGTCCCTGAAGTTATGCTGAAAGAAAGAAGCTGAATTCATTCCTCACTTTGTATCATGAAGGGACGCGTGAGTCGCCTTTAAATGACGATAACTATAAAGTCGTGTTGCCAATAACAGAAGAATAGCTGTCTTTAAGTAACTAAAGTCTGACAGTCTGACAGCATGCTAGCAACAGTAGTAAGCTAGCTAGTCCTTTCCAGGGTTATTCATTAGTGTACACTAGCTAGGTATCTGTGCTAGTTCTGTAGTCAGCTGTTTTAGAggattacagttacagttattacagtttgtgagtgtgttatGCAAAATCAGAATTGCAGCTGACGTGGTAAGAACCAATGTGCATCTTAATAAGCTAATAATCTACATTTAGTTATCATCAGGCAGCTAGTCTAACGGTTTGACAACCTAAGATGGGCTCCAGATTGATATCCAAAGCCAGAATATGCTTGAAGCCCCTAAGCCCTGTCTTCCACCAAGGAAGCTCAGGTCTCTTCACCATAAAGACTGTGGCTTCTCTGTCAAAATCACCAAACCTGCCTATTGCAGCTCGGACTCTGTGCATCGATGGCACTAAGCctagtagacagacagacagaaggatcAGGGGACAGACCGACGGACCGGGtggatttaaaaataaaaccatcagacacagagaggaagaggaatggagggacGGTGCATcggagggaagacagaggccTTCCTTCCCCAAGTCTGTGTTCGCTGCTGGGACGGCAAAGAGGACGACAGAGATGCTGAGGAGGAAAGCAGCCTCGGCctatcaggaggaggaggaggaggaggaggagaagggggggggggagcctgCAGGGAGAGCAGCTAGAGGAGCAGGTAGGAGAGACTGCAACTGCCTACCTTGGTGAAAACAACATCTAACTTTCTCCATATTTTGTCATTCTTCCTACTACCAGCCCTTGCATGATTGCTCTGTGGAATACTGTAAGGCCCTGAAATTTGCACtgtttggttgcttgtaatttctGGCAatgtaggaactgaagcttattctactgttgtactcaTGTAAGTTCAGtaagtcaaatgtaaaaaaatatatattttcagccAGGGCATGTGAGCATGTTActcattctctctgtgttgtgttttgttgtttttcatctcAACTCCTTGTGAATGGAGGTCATTCGAATTTATAGCTGAAATGCTTTTAATTGTGCATGTGAACAAGGCAATTCAAATTATGGATTGTCACATATTTCCACGTAATTTCGTTCATTATTCCTGCTCAGTTTGGAAGTCTAAAGTTTGGACAAATGAGGTTCCAGTGTATCATGAGGTCAAAGTCCACTT
The nucleotide sequence above comes from Centroberyx gerrardi isolate f3 chromosome 17, fCenGer3.hap1.cur.20231027, whole genome shotgun sequence. Encoded proteins:
- the ppp2r3c gene encoding serine/threonine-protein phosphatase 2A regulatory subunit B'' subunit gamma, coding for MATENPPHWSDILKRRLANSKKDERSEEEKKAEETELFTKYYSEWKGGGNRDRSYKNIPRFYYRLPAEDEILLQKLREESRAVFLQRKSRELLDNEELQNLWFLLDKHQVPPVTGEEAMISYEAYLKVGEKAGPKCKQFFTASVYGKLLHSDPYGRISIMQFFNYVMRKVWLHQTRIGLSLYDVAGQGYLRESDLENYILELIPTLPQLDGLEKSFYSFYVCTAVRKFFFFLDPLRTGKIKIQDILACSFLDDLLELRDEELSKESQESNWFSAPSALRVYGQYLNLDKDHNGMLSKEELSRYGTATLTSVFLDRVYQECLTYDGEMDYKTYLDFVLALENRKEPAALQYIFKLLDMENRGYLNVFSLNYFFRAIQEQMKLHGQEPVSFQDVKDEIFDMVKPKDPYKITLQDLVTSCQGDTVSSILIDLNGFWTYENREVLVANDSDGSSAGDLDDT